The Candida dubliniensis CD36 chromosome 2, complete sequence genome contains a region encoding:
- a CDS encoding replication factor A protein 2, putative, whose translation MSDFGFDNYHGGGFNNTSQGGFTTEHAGSSQRQTATQVRQSLTPVTIKQINDATQPVPDAEFKVNNVELNMISFVGVVRKVENMNASISVTIEDGTGSIDVRKWVDEAISTADEECQKYSELKDKYVFVGGSLKQFSNRKTVQNASISPITDSNQIVYHHLSAIEHHLKAQGISTTGAGGQTTNATTSAGSGLFVDNPTTHSKGTGSMTDQVFAVLKESSNTMQAGVPVDYIIEKLNITKEECLLHVGKLLEEGKVFAGYDDNAYVCL comes from the coding sequence ATGTCAGATTTTGGATTCGATAATTATCATGGTGGAGGGTTCAACAATACATCTCAAGGTGGTTTTACTACTGAGCATGCTGGATCATCGCAGCGTCAAACAGCAACCCAAGTTAGACAGAGTTTGACCCCTGtaacaatcaaacaaatcaacGATGCGACACAACCAGTCCCAGACGCCGAGTTCAAAGTTAATAATGTCGAATTAAATATGATTTCatttgttggtgttgtACGTAAAGTTGAAAATATGAATGCATCTATTTCGGTGACTATTGAAGACGGAACTGGGTCTATTGATGTACGTAAGTGGGTGGATGAAGCCATCAGCACGGCCGACGAGGAATGCCAAAAGTACAGTGAGTTGAAAGATAAATATGTTTTTGTGGGTGGATCTTTGAAACAGTTTAGCAATCGTAAAACTGTCCAGAATGCGTCTATTTCCCCAATAACTGACAGCAATCAAATTGTGTATCACCATTTGAGTGCAATTGAGCACCATTTGAAAGCTCAAGGTATTTCGACAACTGGTGCTGGTGgacaaacaacaaatgcTACCACCAGTGCTGGTAGCGGATTGTTTGTGGATAACCCAACTACTCACTCAAAAGGTACAGGGTCAATGACGGACCAGGTGTTCGCAGTATTGAAAGAAAGCAGTAATACCATGCAAGCAGGTGTTCCAGTTGACtacattattgaaaaattgaatattacTAAAGAAGAATGTCTTTTGCATGTTGGCAAATTGCTTGAAGAAGGCAAAGTTTTTGCTGGTTATGATGATAACGCTTATGTCTGTCTTTGA
- a CDS encoding serine/threonine protein kinase, putative (Similar to S. cerevisiae RCK2) produces MFENLKAFIRHGKQANDMKRKQQQQPQQYQQPFSTSTANENPFQQASNEIPDSINVITPNDIINEYQQTEQEPQQYYPQQQQDAYQNETQFQQQQQQQGVYTNYNQSDVTLGDKNADYSKVASQLVEEENEQRKKSVKYPNLENYQILDQMGEGAFSVVYKAKHLSTGKEVAVKILRKFQMDQAQKQAVLKEVTIMRQLNHPNIVRFIEFIDSPTYYYIVQELVPGGEIFTMIVKYTYLSEDLSRWVITQIAHAIRYLHEEVGIVHRDIKPENLLYVPIELKPSANPIAKLRKSDDPNTKLDEGEFVNGVGGGGIGTVKLADFGLSKQIWEHNTKTPCGTVGYTAPEIVRDERYSKEVDMWALGCVLYTLLCGFPPFYDERIETLTEKVAKGEFTFLKPWWDEISDGAKNCVGRLLTVDPKKRYTIDEFLQDPWMQQASLSQQPQVPIPVANQYPPVTKAAHPIQVANNRYSKKFRSTNSDLYSPAAVALRDAFDISTAVHRMGEEAALQTKKQAPIEGLIEEEEEEHEEAVSKDGRVVQDKYNQVPRTHRHRHHLKNNNNSKAFDLNLGGASIIERRKNKQIPIQSS; encoded by the coding sequence ATGTTTGAGAATCTCAAAGCTTTTATTAGACACGGGAAGCAAGCCAATGATATGAAAAGGaaacagcagcaacagccGCAGCAATATCAGCAACCGTTTAGCACCTCCACTGCCAATGAAAATCCATTTCAACAAGCTTCCAACGAAATTCCAGACAGTATTAATGTTATCACTCCCAACGATATCATAAACGAGTATCAACAAACAGAACAGGAACCACAACAATACTATccgcaacaacaacaagacgCTTATCAAAACGAAACCCaattccaacaacaacaacaacaacagggGGTATATACCAACTATAATCAATCGGATGTTACTCTCGGTGACAAAAACGCAGATTATAGTAAAGTAGCCCTGCAActtgttgaagaagaaaatgaacagagaaaaaaatcagTCAAATATCCAAACTTAGAAAACTATCAAATATTAGACCAAATGGGTGAAGGTGCCTTTTCAGTTGTTTACAAAGCCAAACACTTGTCGACCGGCAAAGAAGTTGCTGTCAAGATTTTGCGTAAGTTTCAAATGGACCAGGCTCAGAAGCAGGCTGTGCTAAAAGAAGTCACTATTATGAGGCAGTTGAACCACCCAAATATTGTTAGATTTATTGAGTTTATCGACTCCCCCACATACTATTATATTGTTCAAGAATTAGTTCCTGGTGGTGAGATTTTTACCATGATTGTAAAGTATACTTATCTTTCTGAGGATCTATCACGTTGGGTGATTACTCAAATTGCTCATGCGATAAGATATTTACACGAAGAAGTTGGTATTGTTCACCGTGACATTAAGCCAGAGAATTTATTGTATGTACctattgaattaaaacCAAGTGCCAATCCTATAGCCAAATTGAGAAAATCTGATGACCCAAACACTAAATTGGATGAAGGTGAGTTTGTGAATGGGGTTGGAGGCGGTGGAATTGGCACTGTTAAATTAGCAGATTTTGGATTATCGAAACAAATCTGGGAGCATAATACCAAGACACCTTGTGGTACTGTTGGATACACTGCTCCAGAGATTGTTCGTGATGAGCGCTACTCAAAGGAAGTTGATATGTGGGCATTAGGATGTGTATTGTACACATTGTTATGTGGATTTCCACCATTCTACGACGAGAGAATTGAAACATTGACTGAAAAAGTAGCTAAAGGTGAATTTACGTTTTTGAAGCCATGGTGGGATGAAATAAGTGATGGTGCCAAGAATTGTGTTGGTAGATTGTTGACTGTGGACCCGAAAAAGAGGTACAccattgatgaatttttaCAAGATCCTTGGATGCAACAAGCTTCCCTTAGTCAGCAACCACAGGTTCCTATACCTGTTGCCAACCAATACCCACCAGTCACAAAAGCTGCCCATCCTATACAGGTTGCCAACAATAGATACTCCAAGAAGTTTAGATCTACCAATTCCGATTTATATTCTcctgctgctgttgcttTGCGTGATGCATTTGATATATCTACTGCGGTCCACCGTATGGGTGAAGAAGCGGCTTTGCAAACTAAAAAGCAGGCCCCAATTGAAGGTTTGattgaagaagaggaagaggagCACGAAGAAGCTGTTAGCAAGGATGGCAGAGTTGTACAGGATAAGTACAACCAAGTTCCAAGAACTCATCGCCATAGAcatcatttgaaaaataacaacaactcGAAAgcttttgatttgaatcTCGGAGGTGCGTCGATAATAGAAAGGAGAAAGAACAAACAGATCCCCATTCAAAGCAGCtag
- a CDS encoding manganese transporter, putative (Similar to S. cerevisiae SMF2), protein MTTNSPNEPTGVRPKHNDTTTISTTGVTTALNQTTSRYRKNENNSVISKDSSTFAYVVNRSKSVLKKYGSFVGPGMLISVAYMDPGNYATGITAGASNEYSLLFIVFLSNVIAIFLQSLCIKLGSVTGYDLARCCREYLPKQLNWVLWFLAECAIIATDVAEVIGSAIALNILLKIPLPAGVVITIIDVLFVLMAYRADTSSMKFVKIFEYAVGALVMVVVVCFAVELSQIHASAKDIFRGFVPSKQMFDGNGMTIATSIIGSTVMIHSLFLGSGLVQPRLRDFDVKHGYVNLDDIVNKTDQSQLPVIESSTITTPTTIQSEKKNDNSNVKVSMYEKEADYFYHYYKPSYQSIKYSLKYSIIELTITLITLALFVNSAILIVSGSTLYGTEEAIDADLYTIHDLLSRSLAPAVGTIFMVALLASGQSAGIVCTIAGQIVSEGHINWTLKPWLRRLVTRGISIIPCLIISVCIGRNGLGIALNISQVVISILLPPLTAPLIYFTCSKKIMKVQLDENDEVDGVAEEEEANDQETNGSTKRYKYMTNNWITSIVAVVIWFFVSTLNVYAIYEMAKNGVSG, encoded by the coding sequence ATGACAACTAATTCTCCAAACGAACCAACAGGTGTAAGACCAAAACATAACgataccaccaccatttcCACTACTGGAGTTACTACAGCATTAAATCAAACTACTTCTCGTTATAGGAAAAACGAAAACAACAGTGTTATTAGTAAAGACAGTTCCACATTTGCATATGTTGTTAATAGATCCAAAAGTGTACTTAAAAAATACGGATCATTTGTTGGTCCGGGAATGTTAATCAGTGTTGCTTATATGGATCCTGGTAATTATGCAACAGGGATCACTGCTGGGGCATCCAATGaatattctttattattcattgtGTTTTTATCTAATGTCATTGCTATATTTTTACAAAGTCTTTGTATAAAATTAGGTTCAGTGACAGGGTATGATTTGGCTCGTTGTTGTCGAGAATATTTACCcaaacaattaaattggGTCTTGTGGTTTTTGGCTGAATGTGCCATCATTGCCACTGATGTTGCTGAAGTCATTGGGTCGGCCATTGctttgaatattttgttgaagatTCCGTTACCTGCCGGGGTAGTAATCACTATTATTGATGTGTTGTTTGTTCTTATGGCATATCGTGCTGATACTTCTCTGATGAAGTTTgttaaaatttttgaatatgCAGTTGGAGCATTGGTTatggttgtggttgtttgttttgctGTTGAATTGTCGCAAATACATGCTAGTGCAAAGGATATTTTCCGGGGATTCGTTCCTTCAAAACAAATGTTTGATGGTAATGGGATGACCATTGCAACTTCTATCATTGGATCTACCGTGATGATTCATTCGTTATTTTTGGGTTCTGGATTAGTTCAGCCTCGATTACGGGATTTTGATGTCAAACATGGATATGTAAATTTGGATGATATTGTCAACAAAACTGATCAATCACAATTACCAGTTATCGAATCATCAACGAtaacaacaccaacaactaTACAAtcagagaaaaagaatgacAACAGTAATGTCAAAGTATCAATGTATGAAAAAGAAGctgattatttttatcattattataaacCATCCTATCAATCGATTAAATATTCCTTAAAATATTCTATAATAGAATTGACTATCACTTTAATTACATTGGCCCTTTTTGTCAATTCAGCAATTTTGATAGTCTCAGGGTCAACATTGTACGGTACAGAAGAAGCCATAGATGCTGATTTATACACCATTCATGATTTATTGAGTCGTTCATTAGCACCAGCCGTCGGTACTATTTTCATGGTGGCATTATTGGCCAGTGGTCAAAGTGCCGGTATAGTATGTACTATTGCTGGACAAATTGTCAGTGAAGGACATATCAATTGGACATTAAAACCATGGTTAAGACGATTAGTGACAAGAGGTATTTCTATTATCCCATGTTTGATTATATCTGTTTGTATTGGAAGAAATGGATTAGGTATAGCTTTAAATATTTCTCAAGTGGTTATATCCATTTTATTACCTCCATTGACTGCTCCTTTGATTTATTTCACTTGCTCTAAAAAAATCATGAAAGTGCAATtagatgaaaatgatgaagttgATGGTGTtgcagaagaagaagaagcgAACGATCAAGAAACTAATGGTTCTACCAAAAGATACAAATATATGACAAACAATTGGATTACTTCaattgttgctgttgtgatttggttttttgTTTCCACATTGAATGTTTATGCAATTTACGAAATGGCAAAGAATGGTGTATCTGGATAA
- the ScAFT2 gene encoding transcriptional activator, putative — protein MTDRVIHRVSLDDLKLECQKFDSKDDIKPWLQDNLQSAKGINVVIERSDTSKIIFKCKNKEKKTKIVESKKPSSKTIIRKHTSCPFKIRANYSVRNKVWTLSIVSDEHDHVVDLPRSYVNKNSISNTISEASLNVTDSLSAPVTVLASSAPRLNKKGLKPKSAKINNSIVTSSPPNGSVKRNENMDASNISHKKTRNPARKSSSQSTRSSSSSDGSSIASFGSTTSQSSSSSISESYKGQAPTSMGSMIVQENLSGKKSKPVTTHPVKRKNTKTSTLKKTKKLKPNPIVVSPIEEDSSLDGFDDAAINLQRPQSLQSPLSQLVQNQDPISLEQNTEVPTTYPQQRHSKQSPSLSKKNQHQDIPLQPQEHSRTLQNFPLNQFNTAQILQNVQQIVRETVKSEILDSPNIDNTYKTDMMDSFVSSVILDYKDYLSSQFLFSLKQNLYDRREATHASVGLEQNGSNENLFDEQSHQKHNQQHNENQFSYQQQIQSQRQNQNQTQTQTQTPGQNQNQNDGQPQIPIQSQTPQDRKSAMQQNWLPGSTPGVGGLIRLSPLLNDNDNNEYAAVAAAAVVGSNSGNPSANSLENFTHLPGINSSTLNYLMQLPHPSTNSNSGMVSASQPSSSMSLQTHQGLQQQQQQQQQPMFSLQNSGQQLPPLSSIPKLPSSNNANVNLNPSSTLPHPLNNPGPTLNPSSLLKSTSRNSTNSGNNNINNINNNSNSAFNSIFLNSSITTNPAFIFNSHTNPTNPNQNMVNSMMTTNSNKDGTSTGNNNSSGNTGNNLLNDMPNYGPGW, from the coding sequence ATGACTGATAGAGTCATTCATCGAGTATCCcttgatgatttgaaattggagTGTCAAAAATTTGACTCCAAGGATGATATCAAACCATGGCTACAAGACAATCTACAATCTGCTAAAGGCATCAATGTGGTTATAGAGCGATCTGATACTTCAAAAATAATCTTCAAATGCAAAAataaggaaaagaaaacaaaaattgtGGAGTCTAAGAAACCTTCGTCTAAAACGATAATTCGAAAGCATACTAGTTGTCCTTTCAAAATTAGAGCCAACTATAGTGTGAGGAATAAAGTTTGGACATTACTGATAGTCAGCGACGAACATGATCACGTGGTAGACCTCCCACGACTGTATGTCAATAAGAATTCAATAAGTAATACCATATCAGAGGCTTCTTTGAATGTGACTGATTCGTTATCAGCGCCTGTGACTGTGCTAGCTTCTAGTGCACCGAGGTTGAATAAGAAAGGATTAAAACCGAAATCAGCAAAGATCAATAACTCCATAGTGACATCGTCCCCGCCCAATGGTCTGGTTAAACgaaatgaaaatatggATGCATCTAATATTTCCCATAAAAAGACGAGGAATCCAGCTAGGAAATCGTCTTCACAAAGTACCAGGAGTTCACTGAGTAGTGATGGAAGTTCTATAGCCAGCTTTGGATCTACAACCTCCCAATCTAGTCTGTCGTCCATATCAGAAAGCTATAAGGGCCAAGCTCCAACATCTATGGGTCTGATGATAGTTCAGGAAAATTTAAGTGGAAAGAAATCGAAACCTGTTACAACCCACCCTgtgaaaaggaaaaatacaaaaacaaGTACTTTaaagaaaaccaaaaaattaaaaccaaatccaattgttgtttctcCCATTGAAGAAGACCTGAGTTTAGATGGATTTGATGACGCAGCCATCAACCTACAGCGACCGCAATCACTACAATCTCCTTTATCTCAATTAGTACAGAATCAAGATCCTATTTCTTTGGAACAAAACACCGAGGTACCTACAACTTACCCTCAGCAAAGACATTCAAAACAACTGCCGTCATTAtcgaaaaaaaatcaacaccAAGATATACCACTTCAACCACAAGAACACAGTAGGACTTTGCAAAATTTCCCGTTGAACCAATTTAATACTGCTCAAATTCTCCAGAATGTACAACAAATAGTTAGGGAAACAGTGAAACTGGAGATTTTGGACAGTCCAAATATTGACAATACTTATAAAACTGATATGATGGATTCGTTTGTCTCTCTGGTCATTTTGGATTATAAAGACTATTTGAGCTCacaatttttgttttcgtTGAAGCAAAACCTATACGATAGACGAGAAGCTACTCATGCCAGTGTTGGGCTTGAACAAAACGGTTCCAATGAAAACCTTTTTGATGAACAATCACATCAGAAGCACAATCAACAACACaatgaaaatcaatttctgtATCAGCAGCAAATCCAAAGCCAGCGAcagaatcaaaatcaaactcAAACTCAAACTCAAACACCAGGACAAAATCAGAATCAAAACGATGGTCAACCCCAAATTCCTATACAAAGTCAAACTCCACAGGATCGTAAATCTGCCATGCAACAAAATTGGCTTCCAGGCTCAACGCCTGGAGTTGGTGGGTTGATCAGATTGTCACCATTGCTTAacgataatgataataatgagtATGCTGCAGTAGCGGCAGCGGCAGTAGTTGGATCAAACTCGGGTAATCCAAGCGCTAATTCTTTGGAAAATTTCACACATTTACCAGGGATTAATTCCAGTACACTAAACTATTTAATGCAATTACCACATCCTTCTACAAATTCAAACTCAGGAATGGTCTCGGCTAGTCAgccttcttcttcaatgtCGTTGCAAACACACCAGGGGCtacaacagcagcagcaacaacaacaacaaccgaTGTTTTCTTTGCAGAATCTGGGGCAACAGTTACCCCCATTGAGTTCGATACCTAAGTTACCATCAAGTAATAACGCTAACGTAAATTTGAATCCATCAAGTACATTACCACATCCATTGAACAATCCTGGTCCAACCCTAAATCCTTCgtcattattaaaatctACATCCAGAAATAGTACTAATTCtggaaataataatatcaataatatcaataataacagTAATAGTGCGTTTAATAgcatttttttaaattcatcaataactACTAATCCTGCATTTATCTTTAATAGTCATACCAATCCTACTAATCCCAACCAGAACATGGTTAATTCTATGATGACAACAAATCTGAATAAAGATGGTACTTCTActggtaataataacagTAGTGGTAATACAGGTaacaatttgttgaatgaTATGCCTAATTATGGACCTGGTtggtaa
- the ScMNP1 gene encoding putative mitochondrial 54S ribosomal protein MNP1, with amino-acid sequence MSAAIIRQTIRPVLRSVSCKRIAITALRYNSTAAEPAKAPVDAKITTIVDQISTLTLLETSQLINELKERLNISDISLPVGGAQAAPVAQAAPVEEEVKEEVEEKTIFSIKLESFDAKSKPKIIKEVKGMLGLSLVESKKFVESAPKILKENVAKEDAEKIKATLEGLGAKVSLE; translated from the coding sequence ATGTCTGCCGCCATAATTCGTCAAACTATAAGACCAGTTTTGAGATCAGTGTCTTGCAAAAGAATTGCCATCACTGCCTTACGTTATAACTCCACTGCTGCTGAACCAGCCAAAGCTCCAGTTGATGCTAAGATTACTACCATAGTGGATCAAATTTCAACTTTGACTCTTTTAGAAACTTCACAATTGatcaatgaattaaaagaaagattgAATATTTCTGATATTTCCTTACCAGTTGGTGGAGCTCAAGCAGCCCCAGTTGCTCAAGCAGCACcagttgaagaagaagttaaagaagaagttgaagaaaaaaccaTATTTTCCATTAAATTAGAATCTTTCGATGCTAAATCGAAACCTAAGATTATTAAAGAAGTCAAAGGAATGTTAGGTTTATCATTAGTTGAATCTaagaaatttgttgaaagtgctccaaaaatattaaaagaaaatgttgCTAAAGAAGATGCTGAAAAGATTAAAGCCACTTTGGAAGGATTAGGTGCTAAAGTTTCATTGGAATAG
- a CDS encoding DNA-directed RNA polymerase II subunit 9, putative (Similar to S. cerevisiae RBP9): MASFRFCAECNNMLYPKEDKEGQRLLYACRNCGYTELAENPKVYRHELITNIGATAGVVEDIGNDPTLPRSDKECPDCGHHECVFFQSQQRRKDTSMILFFVCLNCKHVFQA, translated from the coding sequence ATGGCATCCTTTAGATTTTGTGCAGAATGCAATAATATGTTATATCCTAAAGAAGATAAAGAAGGTCAAAGATTACTTTATGCATGTCGTAATTGTGGATACACTGAATTAGCAGAAAACCCTAAAGTTTATCGTCATGAATTGATTACTAATATAGGTGCTACTGCAGGTGTTGTTGAAGATATTGGGAATGATCCCACTTTACCTCGATCAGATAAAGAATGTCCGGATTGTGGACATCATGAATGTGTGTTTTTCCAAAGTCAACAACGAAGAAAAGATACAAGTATGatcttgttttttgtttgtttgaattGTAAACATGTTTTCCAGGcataa
- the CaTPK2 gene encoding Catalytic subunit of cAMP-dependent protein kinase (PKA), putative: protein MVNLLKKLHITKSHQSNHSNSDSNSINSTTSMDTHQQQQQHQPQQLYPGEQIVHPAAAQTGQNTTNVTAVTSSNITESATSSLYSQQLSHTDVTKSAAEEAIKRSLLPERSTISKGKYSLTDFSIMRTLGTGSFGRVHLVRSVHNGRYYAIKVLKKHQVVKMKQVEHTNDERRMLKLVEHPFLIRMWGTFQDSKNLFMVMDYIEGGELFSLLRKSQRFPNPVAKFYAAEVTLALEYLHSHDIIYRDLKPENILLDRNGHIKITDFGFAKEVSTVTWTLCGTPDYIAPEVITTKPYNKSVDWWSLGVLIFEMLAGYTPFYDSTPMKTYEKILAGKIHYPSFFQPDVIDLLTKLITADLTRRLGNLINGPADIRNHPWFSEVVWEKLLAKDIETPYEPPITAGVGDSSLFDHYPEEQLDYGSQGEDPYAQYFLDF, encoded by the coding sequence ATGGTGAATCTTTTGAAGAAACTTCATATCACCAAGCTGCATCAACTGAATCATTCCAATTCGGACAGTAATTCCATAAACTCAACTACATCAATGGACacacatcaacaacaacaacaacaccaaccGCAGCAGCTTTATCCGGGAGAACAAATAGTTCATCCTGCTGCAGCCCAAACTGGACAGAATACTACAAATGTGACAGCGGTGACCAGTTCCAACATTACCGAATCTGCTACATCATCACTCTATTCTCAACAATTGCTGCATACTGATGTTACCAAATCAGCTGCTGAAGAAGCCATCAAAAGATCTTTGTTGCCTGAACGCTCTACTATTTCAAAGGGGAAATACTCTTTGACTGATTTCTCAATTATGAGAACTTTGGGAACAGGTTCCTTTGGTAGAGTACATTTAGTAAGATCAGTTCATAATGGTAGATATTACGCTATCAAAGTGTTAAAGAAGCATCAAGTTgtgaaaatgaaacaagTTGAGCATACAAATGACGAAAGAAGAATGTTGAAGTTAGTTGAGCATCCCTTTTTGATTAGAATGTGGGGAACTTTCCAAGACTCTaagaatttatttatgGTTATGGATTATATTGAAGGAGGAGAATTATTTTCGTTGTTAAGAAAGTCACAAAGGTTTCCTAACCCAGTAGCCAAGTTTTATGCTGCAGAGGTTACGTTAGCTTTAGAATATTTACACAGTCatgatattatttatcGTGATTTGAAACCagaaaatatattattggaTAGAAATGGTCATATAAAGATTACCGATTTTGGATTTGCCAAAGAAGTTAGTACGGTTACATGGACGTTATGTGGTACCCCAGATTATATTGCACCAGAAGTTATAACAACCAAACCTTATAACAAATCAGTAGATTGGTGGTCATTAGGTGtattaatttttgaaatgttGGCAGGTTATACACCATTTTACGATTCAACTCCAATGAAAACttatgaaaaaattttggcGGGAAAAATACATTATCCAAGTTTTTTTCAACCTGATGtgattgatttgttgaCTAAATTAATAACTGCTGATTTGACAAGAAGATTGggtaatttgattaatggACCAGCAGACATTAGAAATCATCCTTGGTTTCTGGAAGTGGTGTGGGAGAAATTATTGGCCAAAGACATTGAAACTCCTTATGAACCACCAATTACAGCTGGTGTTGGAGACTCGTCGTTATTTGACCATTACCCAGAGGAACAATTAGACTACGGAAGCCAAGGAGAAGATCCTTATGCTCAATATTTCCTCGACTTTTAg